One window of Ignavibacteriales bacterium genomic DNA carries:
- a CDS encoding DegT/DnrJ/EryC1/StrS family aminotransferase, with product MRVPLLDLKPQYQALKKELDEAVIKVAESQYFILGPEVTAMEKEFCDYLGCKHALGVSSGTDALLLALMAIDIKPGDEVIVPTYSFFATAGVVSRLNAKPVLIENDPITFNMDPEDFEKKITSKTKAVVPVHLYGQSADLDQIIKIAKAHNIIVIEDAAQAIGTQYKDGRFVGTIGDIGCFSFFPSKNLGCYGDGGLVTTNNDSLAKTLTIKRVHGGEPKYYHKVIGGNFRIDALQAAVLRVKLPHLDKWSEKRRHNANRYTELFIKAGLAEETGKIKFDSNNKVLLPKAVYEKSGIKNYHIYNQYIVRVDKRDELREFLTKNEIGTEIYYPVPFHLQECFKELGHKKGDFPISEFSADKSLALPIYPELHDDQLFYVVETFKKFFNQ from the coding sequence ATGCGCGTACCGTTATTAGATCTTAAACCACAATATCAAGCATTAAAAAAAGAACTTGATGAAGCAGTAATTAAAGTTGCAGAATCTCAATATTTTATTCTTGGTCCTGAAGTTACAGCAATGGAAAAAGAATTTTGTGATTATCTTGGATGTAAACACGCATTAGGCGTTTCATCCGGTACAGATGCACTTTTATTAGCTTTGATGGCAATTGATATAAAGCCCGGTGATGAAGTTATTGTTCCAACCTATTCGTTCTTTGCAACTGCCGGAGTTGTATCTAGATTGAACGCTAAGCCTGTATTAATTGAAAATGATCCCATCACTTTTAATATGGATCCAGAAGATTTTGAAAAGAAAATCACTTCCAAAACCAAAGCCGTTGTTCCTGTTCATCTTTATGGCCAAAGTGCAGATTTAGATCAGATTATCAAAATTGCAAAAGCACACAACATAATTGTAATTGAAGATGCTGCACAAGCTATAGGAACACAATATAAGGATGGTCGTTTTGTTGGAACAATCGGAGATATTGGATGCTTTTCATTTTTTCCTAGTAAAAATCTTGGTTGCTATGGAGATGGTGGATTGGTGACAACAAACAACGATTCACTTGCAAAAACTCTTACCATAAAAAGAGTACACGGCGGCGAACCAAAATATTATCACAAAGTTATTGGTGGCAATTTTAGAATTGATGCTTTGCAAGCTGCAGTGCTTAGAGTTAAACTCCCGCATTTAGATAAATGGTCCGAGAAAAGAAGACACAACGCAAATCGTTATACAGAACTTTTTATTAAGGCAGGCTTAGCTGAGGAAACAGGAAAAATTAAATTTGATTCTAATAATAAAGTGCTTCTCCCAAAAGCTGTTTATGAAAAATCAGGAATAAAGAATTATCATATTTATAATCAATATATCGTTCGTGTTGATAAACGAGATGAGCTGAGAGAATTTTTAACTAAAAATGAAATTGGAACAGAAATATATTATCCAGTTCCTTTCCATTTGCAAGAATGCTTTAAAGAACTTGGGCACAAAAAAGGCGATTTCCCAATCTCAGAATTTTCTGCAGATAAATCGCTTGCGCTTCCAATCTATCCCGAGTTGCACGATGATCAATTATTTTATGTTGTTGAAACATTTAAAAAATTCTTTAATCAATAA
- the rfbA gene encoding glucose-1-phosphate thymidylyltransferase RfbA gives MDAKKNTKGIILAGGSGSRLYPITKVYSKQLALIYDKPLIYYPLSILMLGGIKDVLIISNEETIPMYKHLFNHGSTIGMNIQYAVQPSPNGIAEAFIIGEEFIGNDDVCLVLGDNIFYGDLTFFYEGIQKNVGATIFGYQVNDPERYGIVEFSKDGSAISIEEKPKNPKSHYAVPGLYIFNNEVINISKNLKPSVRGELEITDVNKEYLNRKQLRVEKIGRGIAWLDTGTPEALLQASNFFGVIEDRQGLKVACIEEIAYHKGFINKDQFLELVNSIPKSLYRDYLEKILKEG, from the coding sequence GTGGATGCAAAAAAGAATACTAAAGGAATTATTTTGGCCGGCGGCTCGGGTTCAAGGCTTTACCCCATCACTAAAGTTTATAGCAAACAACTAGCTTTAATTTATGATAAACCATTAATCTATTACCCCCTTTCTATTTTAATGCTTGGCGGAATTAAAGATGTACTCATTATCTCCAACGAAGAAACCATTCCGATGTACAAACATTTGTTTAACCACGGAAGCACTATAGGGATGAATATTCAATATGCGGTTCAGCCTTCGCCTAATGGAATTGCGGAAGCATTTATTATCGGAGAAGAATTTATTGGCAATGATGATGTCTGTTTAGTTTTAGGTGATAACATTTTTTACGGTGATTTGACATTCTTTTATGAAGGTATTCAGAAAAACGTTGGTGCAACTATTTTTGGTTATCAAGTCAATGACCCAGAACGATATGGAATAGTAGAATTTAGTAAAGATGGAAGCGCGATTTCGATTGAAGAAAAGCCTAAAAATCCTAAATCACATTACGCTGTTCCCGGTCTTTATATTTTTAATAATGAAGTTATCAACATCTCCAAAAATCTTAAGCCATCTGTTCGCGGTGAGCTAGAGATTACCGATGTAAACAAAGAATATTTAAATCGTAAGCAGCTTAGAGTGGAAAAGATTGGACGCGGAATTGCATGGCTTGATACCGGAACACCTGAAGCTTTACTTCAGGCATCAAACTTTTTTGGAGTAATTGAAGACAGACAAGGGCTAAAAGTGGCTTGCATCGAAGAGATTGCTTATCACAAAGGATTTATTAATAAAGATCAATTTTTAGAGTTGGTTAACTCAATTCCTAAATCTTTATATCGTGATTATCTTGAAAAAATATTGAAAGAAGGATAA
- the gmd gene encoding GDP-mannose 4,6-dehydratase — protein MKRALITGITGQDGSYLTEILLEKGYEVHGIIRRSSSFNTGRIDHLYENKEILNKKLFLHYGDLVDTSNLNRLLEKIQPDEIYNLAAQSHVKVSFEVPDYTAQVDALGTLRFLDAIREVGLRKVKFYQASTSELFGKVQEVPQNEKTPFYPRSPYGVAKLYGFWIIVNYREAYDLFACNGILFNHESPKRGETFVTRKITRAASRIAAGLQSNLSLGNLEAKRDWGYAPEYCEGMWRILQYKKAEDFVLATGQTNTVKEFVELSFKHLGVDLEWKGKGINEKGVVSKIDFEKAKSLINHNKNSELYKFDFATNLKKGNIVVTVDPNYYRPTEVELLIGDPAKAKKLLGWKAKTKFEDLVKIMIKSDMDKVLRRGY, from the coding sequence ATGAAACGTGCACTTATTACAGGTATAACCGGACAAGACGGCAGCTACTTAACCGAAATACTTCTTGAAAAAGGCTATGAAGTTCATGGAATAATAAGAAGAAGCAGCTCCTTTAACACGGGAAGAATTGACCATCTCTATGAAAATAAAGAAATATTGAATAAAAAATTATTTCTTCATTATGGTGATCTTGTAGATACAAGCAACCTAAATCGTCTATTGGAAAAAATTCAACCTGATGAGATTTATAATCTTGCTGCACAAAGTCACGTAAAAGTGTCGTTTGAGGTTCCTGATTATACTGCACAGGTTGATGCTCTTGGAACGTTAAGATTTTTAGATGCAATCAGAGAAGTTGGATTAAGAAAAGTTAAATTTTATCAGGCGTCAACATCAGAACTTTTTGGTAAGGTACAAGAAGTTCCGCAAAATGAAAAAACACCCTTCTATCCACGCTCACCATATGGTGTCGCAAAACTTTATGGGTTTTGGATAATTGTAAACTATCGCGAAGCTTATGATCTTTTTGCATGTAATGGAATTTTATTTAACCACGAATCACCAAAACGCGGCGAAACATTTGTAACAAGAAAAATAACGCGAGCAGCAAGCCGTATTGCAGCAGGGTTACAATCTAATCTTTCACTTGGAAATCTTGAAGCTAAGCGTGATTGGGGTTACGCACCGGAATATTGCGAAGGGATGTGGAGAATACTTCAATACAAAAAAGCAGAAGATTTTGTTTTAGCAACTGGCCAAACAAATACTGTAAAAGAATTTGTTGAATTATCCTTCAAACATCTTGGTGTTGATCTTGAATGGAAAGGTAAAGGCATAAATGAAAAAGGAGTTGTCAGTAAGATAGATTTTGAAAAAGCTAAATCACTAATAAACCATAATAAGAATTCTGAATTGTATAAATTTGATTTTGCAACTAATCTTAAAAAGGGTAATATAGTAGTAACAGTCGATCCAAATTACTATCGCCCAACAGAAGTTGAGTTACTAATTGGTGATCCAGCAAAGGCAAAAAAACTTCTTGGCTGGAAAGCTAAAACAAAGTTTGAAGATCTTGTTAAGATTATGATTAAATCTGATATGGATAAAGTTTTAAGAAGAGGATATTAA
- the rfbC gene encoding dTDP-4-dehydrorhamnose 3,5-epimerase has translation MEVIKTEFDGLLIIKPKVFGDERGYFFESFNDVNYQKAGIDFCFVQDNISKSKKNTVRGLHYQIGENAQGKLCKVVYGKVLDVAVDIRFGSPTFGKYFSSELSEENHAQLWIPPGFAHGFSVLSDEAIFSYKCTALYSKEHERAILFNDPDLNIDWKVKNPIVSEKDLIALNLKDIKKDFTY, from the coding sequence TTGGAAGTAATTAAAACCGAATTTGATGGTTTACTTATTATCAAACCAAAAGTTTTTGGTGATGAACGAGGCTATTTTTTTGAGAGTTTTAATGATGTCAATTATCAAAAAGCCGGAATAGATTTTTGTTTTGTGCAAGATAATATTTCTAAATCAAAAAAAAATACAGTTAGAGGCTTACATTACCAGATTGGTGAAAACGCACAGGGTAAATTGTGTAAGGTAGTTTATGGCAAAGTCTTAGATGTGGCTGTTGATATTCGTTTTGGTTCGCCAACATTTGGAAAATATTTTTCATCCGAACTATCCGAAGAAAATCATGCTCAGCTTTGGATTCCACCGGGATTTGCACACGGATTTTCCGTTCTATCCGATGAAGCAATTTTTTCTTATAAGTGCACAGCGCTTTATAGTAAAGAACATGAGCGAGCAATATTATTTAATGATCCGGATTTGAACATTGATTGGAAAGTAAAAAATCCAATTGTATCTGAAAAAGACTTGATTGCCCTAAATTTAAAAGACATCAAAAAAGATTTTACATATTAA
- a CDS encoding GDP-L-fucose synthase, which produces MNDLKTKRIYLAGHTGMVGSAILRELQKEGYKNIIHQELAELDLRNQSAVQKFFSDTRPELVIIAAAKVGGILANNTYRAEFLYDNLMIEANLIHTAYLNKVEKVVFLGSSCIYPKLAPQPLKEEYLLTDVLEFTNEPYAIAKIAGIKMCESYYRQYGCNYISAMPTNLYGPNDNFNLETSHVLPALIRKFHEAKVEEKDSVTIWGTGKPFREFMYVEDLANAIVFMMESIEAKDLYENGITHLNVGSGKDITISDLAKMISDIVEYEGKIEYDSTKPDGTPRKLMDVKRLNSLGWKYKTELKDGIIKSYEFFKQKYFEETK; this is translated from the coding sequence ATGAATGATTTAAAAACTAAAAGAATATATCTCGCCGGTCATACTGGTATGGTTGGCTCTGCAATTTTAAGAGAACTTCAAAAAGAAGGATATAAAAATATTATCCATCAAGAACTTGCAGAACTTGATTTAAGAAATCAATCAGCAGTACAAAAATTCTTTTCTGATACAAGACCTGAGCTTGTAATTATAGCTGCTGCAAAAGTTGGAGGAATTCTTGCTAACAATACTTACCGCGCGGAATTTCTTTATGATAATTTAATGATTGAGGCAAATCTCATCCATACCGCATATTTGAATAAAGTTGAAAAAGTTGTTTTTCTTGGAAGCTCTTGCATTTACCCTAAACTTGCACCACAACCACTGAAAGAAGAATACCTGTTAACAGATGTTCTAGAGTTTACAAATGAACCCTATGCAATTGCCAAGATAGCCGGAATTAAAATGTGTGAAAGTTATTACAGACAATACGGCTGTAATTATATTTCTGCAATGCCGACTAATCTATATGGACCGAATGATAATTTTAATCTAGAAACATCGCATGTGCTTCCGGCATTGATTAGAAAATTTCACGAAGCAAAAGTTGAAGAAAAAGATTCTGTTACTATTTGGGGAACAGGAAAACCATTTCGTGAATTTATGTATGTCGAAGACCTTGCAAACGCAATCGTTTTTATGATGGAAAGCATTGAGGCTAAGGATTTGTATGAAAATGGAATTACACATTTAAATGTTGGATCAGGAAAAGATATAACAATTTCGGATTTAGCAAAAATGATTTCTGATATTGTTGAATATGAAGGTAAGATTGAATATGATTCCACTAAACCGGATGGAACCCCGCGGAAGCTAATGGATGTTAAAAGGCTAAATTCACTTGGCTGGAAATATAAAACCGAGCTAAAAGATGGGATCATAAAATCTTATGAATTCTTTAAGCAAAAATATTTTGAGGAAACAAAATGA